From Nicotiana tabacum cultivar K326 chromosome 22, ASM71507v2, whole genome shotgun sequence, one genomic window encodes:
- the LOC107819903 gene encoding putative late blight resistance protein homolog R1B-23 — translation MEVVETCEKRSQAHAMPSTQRSFPSIDDEVVGFAKDAEYVMKKLTGGSKELDVISIFGMAGLGKTTLARKVYNNTSIINHFDVQAWCTVSQTYNMRTLLVDILEQATNKEWKIKEDFDIADKLQKTLKGRRYLIVLDDIWKVEVWEDLGLCFPKGQDGSRVIVTTRIEEVAKHLQHHSDPYSLRFLTLEESWELLQKRVFQGESCPLDLREAGLKVAKHCKGLPLVIVLIAGIIVKTEREASLWLEFANDLRSHVLGEQSMKVIQSSYEHLEDHLKPCLLYMGLFPEDHKIPVHDLLKLWMAEEFVVNVDTENMEEASRFCLNDLLKRSLVMVSRRRINGDIECCTLHDVVREFCLRKLAEEKFMQLTVPYNPYDQHLYPQESRLCIYIHDDLVNQLDHSAYMLDKIPMLESKYTKCFGECPRSLEFIAHPKFNTWNRSNPLPLLVKLRLVRVLNLMKVELPSSWATAVQSLTHLRYLKIFVEEFDFKWISHLQELQTLVVDSVQFLRTSPVVILKMMKLRHVNINRLTSVWEDNDGAIFEESSTTMLENLKTFLSCRIRLDEKNPRFWWWFPNLEELSLRIIADVPSCPLFPIPEVHAHLQSLDLVISPKGFWNSVGWESYFVLPSNLRHLCIGGCFLTKEMVSNIARLQRLESLRLEIGFPLGNVEYCWDVRNVEFPALKYLSLLAVRMVVWNASDASFPMLEKLVLRNCYYFKEIPPSFVDIPTFRLIELFDCPDSIVVSAMDIKTEIEENTGCDSLQVLISNTPPTY, via the coding sequence ATGGAGGTTGTTGAGACGTGTGAAAAAAGATCTCAAGCTCATgcaatgccttctacccaacgTAGTTTTCCATCAATTGATGATGAAGTTGTGGGATTTGCGAAAGATGCAGAATATGTAATGAAGAAATTGACCGGAGGATCAAAGGAGCTCGACGTTATCTCAATCTTTGGAATGGCCGGACTTGGTAAAACAACATTGGCAAGAAAAGTGTACAACAATACCTCTATCATTAATCACTTTGATGTTCAAGCATGGTGTACTGTTTCACAAACATATAACATGAGGACGTTGTTGGTTGATATTCTTGAACAAGCTACAAATAAGGAGTGGAAAATCAAAGAGGACTTCGACATAGCTGACAAGTTGCAGAAGACTCTAAAAGGCAGGAGATACCTCATTGTCTTAGATGATATATGGAAAGTTGAGGTGTGGGAAGACCTGGGATTATGTTTCCCTAAAGGTCAGGATGGAAGCAGAGTAATAGTAACAACTCGAATTGAAGAAGTGGCTAAGCATCTTCAACACCACAGTGATCCTTATTCTCTTAGATTTCTAACACTGGAAGAGAGTTGGGAATTATTGCAGAAAAGAGTATTTCAAGGAGAGAGTTGTCCCCTGGATCTACGGGAAGCAGGGTTAAAAGTTGCCAAACATTGTAAGGGATTGCCTCTTGTCATTGTGTTGATTGCTGGAATTATAGTGAAAACGGAAAGGGAGGCATCCTTGTGGCTGGAGTTTGCCAATGACTTACGTTCTCATGTTTTAGGAGAGCAGAGCATGAAGGTAATACAATCAAGTTATGAGCATTTAGAAGACCACTTAAAGCCTTGCCTTCTTTACATGGGATTGTTTCCAGAAGACCATAAAATTCCAGTGCATGATTTGCTGAAGTTGTGGATGGCTGAAGAGTTTGTAGTGAATGTTGACACAGAGAACATGGAGGAAGCATCAAGATTTTGCTTGAACGATCTACTTAAGAGAAGCCTTGTAATGGTCTCTAGAAGGAGAATTAATGGTGACATAGAATGCTGCACACTTCATGATGTAGTGCGTGAATTTTGCTTGAGAAAACTTGCAGAAGAAAAGTTTATGCAGCTCACAGTGCCATACAATCCATATGATCAACATTTGTATCCCCAAGAATCACGGTTATGCATTTATATTCATGATGATCTTGTTAATCAATTAGATCATTCTGCATATATGTTGGATAAGATTCCAATGCTCGAGTCCAAGTACACAAAGTGTTTTGGTGAATGTCCTAGGTCTTTGGAGTTCATTGCTCATCCGAAATTCAACACATGGAACAGATCAAATCCTTTACCATTACTTGTTAAACTAAGACTTGTTCGGGTGTTGAATTTGATGAAAGTGGAGTTGCCAAGTTCTTGGGCTACAGCAGTACAATCGCTAACTCACTTGAGGTACCTTAAGATTTTCGTCGAAGAATTTGATTTCAAGTGGATATCACATCTACAGGAGCTTCAGACTCTAGTGGTTGATTCAGTTCAGTTTCTAAGGACATCGCCGGTAGTTATCTTGAAAATGATGAAGCTAAGGCATGTGAATATAAACAGATTGACCAGTGTATGGGAAGACAATGATGGAGCAATTTTTGAAGAATCTTCAACAACTATGCTAGAGAACTTGAAGACCTTCCTCTCTTGTCGTATACGTCTGGATGAGAAAAATCCAAGGTTCTGGTGGTGGTTCCCCAATCTTGAAGAACTCAGCCTCCGCATTATTGCTGATGTACCTAGTTGTCCTTTGTTTCCCATACCGGAAGTTCATGCTCACCTTCAATCTCTTGATCTGGTTATAAGCCCTAAGGGATTCTGGAATTCAGTTGGATGGGAGAGCTACTTTGTCTTGCCGTCAAATCTCAGGCATTTGTGCATTGGCGGTTGTTTCTTGACGAAAGAAATGGTTTCAAACATTGCAAGATTGCAGAGGCTTGAGAGTCTTAGATTAGAGATAGGATTTCCGTTGGGGAATGTAGAGTACTGTTGGGACGTGAGAAATGTCGAGTTCCCTGCACTCAAATACTTGTCACTATTAGCTGTGAGGATGGTAGTATGGAATGCTTCAGATGCATCTTTTCCCATGCTTGAGAAGCTAGTTCTAAGAAATTGTTACTACTTCAAGGAGATACCTCCCAGCTTTGTGGATATTCCAACCTTTCGACTAATTGAACTGTTTGACTGTCCGGACTCTATTGTGGTTTCAGCTATGGATATtaaaacagaaattgaagaaaacactGGATGTGACAGTCTCCAAGTTCTTATATCCAATACACCTCCTACTTATTAA